A single Drechmeria coniospora strain ARSEF 6962 chromosome 03, whole genome shotgun sequence DNA region contains:
- a CDS encoding vacuolar ATP synthase subunit H, with protein MSLDPPTYLASLQSNIRQRPIPWDGAVRAGTLTDEQYAKIRAVDKAKKLEQRVQIVEKDVDGYRRLFVGGGPGQPSVLETAGKHANVVQYTLVLLADLLDGTLRSSPARSGDAREQGEAVPARPDAKPVLASLASLAILSPVHPRRLYDAVPSLASSLLETSDAYQHFLPLLRSNTTEDPIPLLTSHALITLMTVSRDESGSTLRALPVILTYLSGLAKSTDAGLQDIAVQEYSALLFGHVSRDHFWKQRSETVTPLVAILQAAAGIGAEGNSAASLWSGTANLRGGGFEGSLGGGVGLQLLYHVLLVIWQMSFEAEDIGDDLNDEYDIVLLYTHLLRLSPKEKTTRLLVSTLYNLLEKNQRSLLPTAVLARLPALLDNLSSRHLTDADLLEDLEALKELLDEYTKTKTTFDEYVAEVQAGHLRWSPPHRSQVFWAENARKILEFENGEIPRKLAHIMQQPWDNDKQVLAIACNDIGCLVTEVPEKRYQLEKIGLKRMVMQLMQSDDENVRWESLRALGGWLKYSFE; from the exons ATGTCGCTCGACCCGCCGACCTACCTGGCCTCGCTGCAGAGCAACATCCGCCAACGGCCGATCCCTTGGGACGGTGCCGTCAGAGCGGGCACCCTGACGGACGAGCAGTACGCCAAGATCCGtgccgtcgacaaggccaagaagctcgAGCAGCGCGTTCAGATTGTCGAGAAGGACGTCGATGGATACCGGCGCCTATTCGTCGGCGGTGGCCCCGGCCAGCCCAGCGTCTTGGAGACGGCGGGAAAGCACGCCAACGTCGTCCAGTACACCCTAGTTCTGCTGGccgacctgctcgacggtACGCTACGCTCCTCTCCGGCCCGCTCCGGGGACGCACGGGAGCAAGGGGAGGCGGTCCCGGCGAGACCGGATGCCAAacccgtcctcgcctccctcgcctccctcgccatcctctcccCCGTCCATCCTCGGCGTTTATATGATG CCGTCCCGTCCCTTGCTTCGTCGCTTCTCGAAACGTCGGATGCCTATCAACATTTCTTGCCGCTGCTGCGCTCCAACACGACCGAGGATCCCATCCCCTTGCTCACCTCGCATGCCCTCATAACCCTCATGACCGTCTCGCGAGACGAGTCCGGCTCGACGCTGCGGGCCCTTCCCGTCATCCTCACCTACCTGTCCGGCCTCGCCAAGAGCACCGACGCGGGGCTACAAGACATTGCCGTCCAAGAGTACTCGGCCCTGCTCTTCGGCCACGTCTCGCGCGACCATTTTTGGAAGCAGCGCAGCGAGACCGTCAcacccctcgtcgccatcctccaggcggccgccggcatcggcgctGAAGGCAACTCGGCCGCCAGCCTCTGGAGCGGCACCGCCAACcttcgcggcggcggcttcgaaggctccctcggcggcggcgtcggcctgcaGCTGCTCTACCACGTCCTGCTCGTCATCTGGCAGATGAgcttcgaggccgaggacatTGGCGACGACCTGAACGA CGAGTACGACATTGTGCTGCTCTACACCCATCTGCTGCGCCTGTCGCCCAAGGAGAAGACGACGCGGCTGCTCGTGTCGACGCTGTACAACCTGCTGGAGAAGAACCAGCGATCgctgctgccgacggccgtcctcgcccgcctgccCGCGCTGCTCGACAATCTCTCGAGCCGCCACCTGACGGACGCCGACCTtctcgaggacctcgaggccTTGAAGGAGCTGCTGGACGAGTACAccaagacgaagacgacctTTGACGAGTACGTCGCCGAGGTCCAGGCCGGCCACCTCCGCtggtcgccgccgcatcggAGCCAGGTGTTTTGGGCCGAGAACGCGCGCAAGATCCTCGAGTTTGAGAACGGCGAGATCCCCCGCAAGCTCGCCCACATCATGCAGCAGCCGTGGGACAACGACAAGCAGGTGCTGGCCATTGCCTGCAACGACATTGGCTGCCTCGTCACCGAGGTGCCGGAGAAGCGGTACCAGTTGGAGAAGATTGGCCTGAAGAGGATGGTCATGCAGCTGATGCAgtcggacgacgagaacGTCCGGTGGGAGAGCCTGCGGGCGCTCGGCGGGTGGCTCAAGTACAGCTTCGAGTAG
- a CDS encoding glycine cleavage system T protein, translating to MRSSIVSAAVRAAPRGPATLPFRSSGHAVPRLGRAQTKVRFASDAAGGELKKTPLYELHVAKGGKMVPFAGHSMPVQYAGASLAESHHFTRKHGSLFDVSHMVQHIFKGKDAAAFLERVTPSAWSTMGGMQSKLTTFLWPETGGIVDDSVVTRIGEDEYYVVTNGACLDKDTKYLDEELGKFGGGVEWTRLDGSGLVALQGPQAAEVLSEVLASDVDLDGLYFGNAVWAKLKLADGSETHPVLVSRGGYTGEDGFELSFNGKLYPALETTTPAVEALLEAAGPARLQLAGLGARDSLRLEAGMCLYGHDLDDTTTPVEAGLSWIIPQDRRKSGGFHGADVIAAQLTPKSKGGRGVERRRVGLVVEGAPAREGAEVHKDGQKVGTITSGVPSPTLGKNIAMGYVKDGLHKAGTELDVVVRGRQRKAVVTKMPFTPTRYHKSEA from the coding sequence ATGAGAAGCAGCATCGTGTCAGCAGCCGTCCGGGCGGCGCCGCGAGGGCCGGCCACCCTCCCCTTTCGCTCCTCCGGCCACGCCGTCCCGAGGCTCGGCAGGGCGCAGACCAAGGTCCGATTCGCCTCGGACgccgcaggcggcgagctcAAGAAGACGCCGCTGTACGAGCTGCACGTGGCCAAGGGCGGCAAGATGGTACCGTTCGCCGGCCACAGCATGCCCGTCCAGTACGCGggcgcctccctcgccgagtCGCACCACTTCACGCGCAAGCACGGCTCGCTCTTTGACGTCAGCCACATGGTGCAGCACATCTTCAAGGGcaaggacgccgccgccttcctcgAGAGGGTCACGCCGTCAGCCTGGAGCACCATGGGCGGCATGCAGAGCAAGCTGACGACGTTCCTGTGGCCCGAGACgggtggcatcgtcgacgattcCGTCGTCACGcgcatcggcgaggacgagtacTACGTCGTCACCAACGGTGCCTGCCTCGACAAGGACACCAAgtacctcgacgaggagctcggcaagtttggcggcggcgtcgagtggacccggctcgacggctccggcctcgtcgccctgcaGGGCCCGcaagcggccgaggtgctcAGCGAGGTGCTGGCCTCggacgtcgacctcgacggcctctaCTTTGGAAACGCCGTCTGGGCCAAGctgaagctcgccgacggatCCGAGACGCACCCGGTCCTCGTCAGCCGCGGCGGCTAcaccggcgaggacggcttCGAGCTGTCCTTTAACGGCAAGCTCTACCCCGCCctcgagacgacgacgccggccgtcgaggccctcctcgaggccgccggccccgcccgcctgcagctcgccggcctcggcgcccgcGACTCGCTGCGGCTCGAGGCAGGCATGTGCCTCTACGGccacgacctcgacgacacgacgacgcccgtcgaggccggcctgAGCTGGATCATCCCCCAGGACCGCCGCAAGAGCGGCGGCttccacggcgccgacgtcatcgccgcccagcTGACGCCCAAGAGCAAGGGCGGTCGGGGCGTCGAGCGGAGgcgcgtcggcctcgtcgtcgagggcgctcCCGCtcgcgagggcgccgaggtgCACAAGGACGGCCAGAAGGTCGGCACCATCACGAGCGGCGTGCCGAGCCCGACGCTCGGCAAGAACATCGCCATGGGCTACGTCAAGGATGGGCTGCACAAGGCGGgcaccgagctcgacgtTGTCGTGCGAGGGCGTCAGAGGAAGGCCGTCGTGACGAAGATGCCCTTTACGCCGACGCGGTACCACAAGAGCGAGGCGTGA
- a CDS encoding DNA repair protein RAD51 — protein MDSSDIQYLFKEIRLNLEPPSPASVVTIRVPSKAAGSSRGQRSLALDASVEDETTFKSKHLAGASSVYHRKWHDTPRSFLWRVLEDGTLLSIRAVDMCKKDKAPDAPLILNFHFQVPIQPGCVAFADPEEHDALCIFVLDEASQLYTFTVRPDLFRRRTAIDAGLSEVGKVQTPAGLGFKSAHRMVAVTANTLLVTVNDGGMIRFDKAKTDDSVGAMWNESFFNVQGWAQNLRSLLPFQGKHTIKYGKVNMEYSAATSIHVTSFGLENCLFAITVCLDHRMRIWNVDDGHILYTGDILDVERPPQELSKWSIDPSQANLVQVVGRHRGQRFCATYSPIGPGEFKFWKIVAKDAHNVVVEDMFPKNTLLPRTPSSSDIWILADFVMASPVEGTVNIWTLWKNNLTYRVQRLELDRKNMGQTWEENWEGVFPDAGLAAAQTSGPCDPTDVTEKWLQAILQPGRFTKATLSTALCIYERGLGASKDRSKGRGLAESICSVLGVTASLERGPSGEMDYEQFRASNETQWRRFYRLLAELDRQRGEALGLAFDPESDVMCVVCADLLSAVTECSNLELLYHNLPAPEEEQEQQASLVSAALSFVDGFPDNYLQLCTAALRQEIFEDSFKTDLERIQYFSDKAAFWRGITDEDCAQVVDALGTNFSMVSDRLYRQVLDLMASPPEAKRRHLRHPLTEFGTKLVIKGVQDAIDLQWKVCFSQLILLVHMEFEFDTEDEALHRRVNIGPVYRELIGTLRRLELLKWLSRAELSVPLFKSEKGAAPVLSKKTGEESQVVTALEANVGHLLGFGSTSNEPLSLSVTDIIANLCALDSDIEVSPTLIQCSLLKRDRADLALELAPFCDQNPFSVYVQGRVFLSIQDYESAAILFRKAAIGMGTENVQADRHSCGLLDDTEWNLLNGGQAKYYSHIVALFEEHRAYSYVLDFARLAVQFSSGTSRSKGNEKATKADMLSRLFNAALATSQFDLAHTTLLSIDSEPLRHSGLRRLVDRMCETYHNTELVSLPFPGMQQEVDALLTQRCRSSMDAVDGLPYHQVLYSWRIKRNNYRGAATVLLDHIQKLKQAGEGDRSSGEDVLDTPVTRQYLLLINALSCVDAKQAWIFDEGLPSVDSSADGAKRKVVSLADVRKQYQDELDRIVAIQNNQFGFEADDMMEIA, from the exons ATGGACTCCAGCGACATCCAGTATCTCTTCAAAGAGATCCGCTTGAACCTCGAGCCTCCTTCACCCgcctccgtcgtcaccatTCGAGTTCCTTCCAAGGCTGCCGGCAGCAGCAGAGGTCAACGTAGTCTGGCGCTCGATGCCTCGGTCGAAGACGAAACGACCTTCAAGTCGAAGCACCTCGCCGGTGCCTCCTCCGTATACCATCGAAAATGGCACGACACGCCGCGCAGCTTCCTCTGGCGGGTCCTTGAGGACGGCACGCTGCTGAGCATCCGAGCCGTGGACATGTGCAAGAAGGACAAGGCTCCGGACGCGCCCCTTATCCTCAACTTCCACTTCCAGGTGCCCATCCAACCGGGGTGCGTCGCTTTTGCCGATCCGGAGGAGCACGATGCGCTCTGCatcttcgtcctcgacgaggcctcgCAACTCTACACATTTACCGTTCGACCGGATCTCTTCCGGCGGCGGACCGCTATCGACGCAGGTCTATCGGAGGTCGGCAAGGTCCAGACGCCGGCCGGTCTGGGCTTCAAGAGCGCTCACCGCATGGTGGCCGTGACTGCGAACACCCTGTTGGTCACCgtcaacgacggcggcatgaTTCGCTTCGACAAAGCCAAAACCGACGATT CCGTGGGCGCAATGTGGAACGAGTCCTTCTTCAACGTTCAAGGTTGGGCCCAGAACCTTCGGAGTCTCCTGCCCTTCCAAGGGAAGCATACGATCAAGTACGGCAAAGTCAACATGGAGTACAGCGCTGCCACGTCCATCCATGTCACCTCCTTTGGCCTCGAGAATTGCTTGTTCGCCATCACCGTCTGCCTCGATCATCGCATGCGCATCTGGAacgtcgatgatggccatATTCTCTACACGGGAGACATATTGGACGTCGAGAGACCCCCCCAGGAGTTGAGCAAGTGGTCCATCGATCCCTCGCAAGCAAACTTGGTTCAGGTGGTAGGCCGCCATCGTGGCCAAAGATTCTGCGCCACCTACTCGCCCATCGGCCCCGGAGAGTTCAAGTTCTGGAAGATTGTCGCCAAGGACGCTCAcaatgtcgtcgtcgaggataTGTTTCCCAAAAACACATTGCTGCCGCGTACACCCTCGTCGTCTGACATTTGGATATTGGCCGATTTTGTCATGGCTTCGCCGGTGGAGGGCACCGTGAACATCTGGACCCTGTGGAAGAACAACCTGACGTACCGGGTCCAGCGCCTGGAACTGGACAGGAAGAACATGGGTCAAACTTGGGAGGAAAACTGGGAGGGCGTCTTCCCCGATGCTGGCCTTGCTGCGGCCCAGACTTCGGGTCCCTGTGACCCGACTGACGTGACGGAAAAATGGCTTCAAGCGATCCTTCAGCCTGGTCGCTTCACCAAGGCAACGCTCAGCACGGCGCTGTGTATATACGAGAGGGGCCTAGGTGCGTCCAAGGACAGAAGCAAGGGTAGAGGCCTGGCCGAGTCCATATGCTCCGTCCTTGGCGTCACCGCCTCCCTGGAGCGAGGGCCCTCTGGCGAGATGGATTACGAGCAGTTCCGAGCCTCAAACGAAACGCAATGGCGGAGGTTCTACCGACTGcttgccgagctcgacagGCAACGAGGAGAGGCCCTCGGGCTCGCCTTTGACCCCGAGTCCGACGTGATGTGCGTCGTTTGTGCCGACCTACTCTCTGCCGTCACCGAGTGCAGCAACCTGGAACTTCTGTACCACAACCTTCCCGCCCCCGAAGAGGAACAGGAACAGCAAGCAAGCTTGGTCAGCGCCGCGCTGTCCTTTGTCGACGGCTTTCCGGACAACTACCTGCAGCTATGCACCGCCGCTCTCCGTCAGGAGATATTCGAAGATTCGTTCAAGACAGACTTGGAACGCATTCAATACTTTTCCGACAAAGCGGCCTTTTGGCGGGGAATCACCGACGAAGACTGCGCTCAGGTTGTCGACGCGCTCGGCACCAACTTTTCCATGGTTTCCGACCGGCTGTACCGTCAAGTGCTGGATCTGATGGCTTCCCCGCCAGAAGCAAAACGACGACATCTCCGCCATCCCCTCACCGAGTTCGGAACCAAGCTTGTGATTAAGGGGGTACAGGATGCCATTGACCTGCAGTGGAAGGTGTGCTTCTCCCAGCTCATTCTCCTTGTTCACATGGAGTTCGAGTTCGACACGGAAGACGAGGCCCTCCACCGACGAGTCAACATCGGGCCAGTCTATCGAGAACTCATCGGCACGCTCAGAAGACTTGAGCTTCTCAAGTGGCTCTCACGGGCGGAGCTGTCGGTTCCCTTGTTCAAGTCGGAGAAAGGGGCGGCCCCGGTGTTGTCGAAGAAGACTGGCGAGGAGTCGCAGGTGGTGACGGCTTTGGAAGCCAACGTCGGGCACCTCCTTGGATTCGGCAGCACCAGTAACGAGCCGCTCTCCTTGAGCGTGACTGATATCATCGCGAACCTCTGCGCGCTAGATAGCGATATCGAAGTGTCGCCCACGCTTATCCAGTGCTCGCTCCTCAAGCGGGACAGAGCAGACCTCGCTCTCGAGTTGGCGCCCTTTTGCGACCAAAATCCCTTCTCCGTCTACGTTCAAGGACGGGTCTTTCTGTCCATTCAAGATTATGAATCGGCGGCCATTCTCTTCCGGAAAGCGGCCATCGGAATGG GCACGGAGAACGTCCAGGCCGACCGGCATAGCTGCGGGTTGCTCGACGATACAGAGTGGAACCTGCTCAACGGCGGTCAGGCCAAATATTACTCTCACATCGTAGCATTGTTCGAGGAACATCGAGCGTACTCGTACGTCTTGGACTTTGCCCGGCTGGCCGTTCAGTTCTCGTCAGGCACCAGTCGAAGCAAAGGCAACGAAAAGGCGACCAAGGCTGACATGCTGAGCCGTCTCTTCAACGCGGCGCTGGCGACGTCGCAGTTTGATCTGGCCCACACTACTCTGCTGTCCATCGATAGCGAGCCGTTGCGGCACTCTGGGCTGCGAAGACTTGTCGACAGGATGTGCGAGACGTATCACAACACTGAGCTTGTGTCGCTGCCGTTTCCCGGCATGCAGCAGGAAGTGGACGCTCTCCTGACGCAACGATGCCGAAGCTCgatggacgccgtcgatgggCTCCCATATCaccaagtgctgtactcgtGGCGGATAAAGCGCAACAACTACCGAGGCGCCGCCACAGTTCTCCTAGACCATATCCAGAAGCTGAAGCAGGCGGGCGAAGGCGACAGGAGTTCCGGAGAAGATGTGCTCGACACGCCGGTGACGAGGCAGTACCTGCTGCTCATCAACGCCCTCAGCTGCGTAGATGCCAAGCAAGCGTGGATATTCGACGAAGGGTTGCCGAGCGTCGATTCGAGCGCAGACGGTGCGAAACGAAAAGTGGTGTCGCTGGCGGACGTTCGGAAGCAGTACCAGGACGAGCTGGATCGGATTGTCGCCATCCAAAATAACCAGTTTGggttcgaggccgacgacatgaTGGAGATTGCCTAG
- a CDS encoding putative PEP8-vacuolar protein sorting/targeting protein: protein MSYFFSTPVDIDIVLEDADDRSMVDVKLDKNRREKAPLYMDGESVKGAITVRPKDGKRLEHTGIKVQFIGTIEMFFDRGNHYEFLSLNQELAAPGELQHPQTFDFNFKNVEKQYESYNGINVKLRYFVRVTVSRRMADVIREKDIWVYSYRIPPEMNSSIKMDVGIEDCLHIEFEYSKSKYHLKDVIVGRIYFLLVRLKIKHMELSIIRRETTGAAPNQYNESETLVRFEIMDGSPSRGETIPIRLFLGGFDLTPTFRDVNKKFSTRYYLSLVLIDEDARRYFKQSEIILFRQTADAIQAPESGIQSIPAANESKFAAAAAQG, encoded by the exons ATGTCGTACTTCTTCTCCACCCccgtcgacatcgacatcgttctcgaggatgccgacgaccggTCCATGGTCGACGTCAAGCTCGACAAGAACCGCCGCGAAAAGGCGCCTCTCTACATGGATGGCGAGTCCGTCAAGGGTGCCATCACCGTCCGTCCCAAGGATGGCAAGCGGCTCGAGCACACAGGCATCAAGGTCCAGTTCATCGGCACCATCGAGATGTTCTTCGACCGCGGCAACCACTACGAGTTCCTCTCCCTCAACCAGGAGCTCGCCGCTCCCGGGGAGCTGCAGCACCCGCAGACGTTCGACTTCAACTTCAAGAACGTCGAGAAGCAGTACGAGTCCTACAACGGCATCAACGTCAAGCTGCGCTACTTTGTCCGCGTCACCGTCTCGCGTCGAATGGCTGATGTCATTCGTGAAAAGGACATCTGGGTCTACAGCTACCGCATCCCTCCCGAGATGAACAGCAGCATCAAGATGGACGTCGGTATCGAAGACTGCCTGCACATCGAGTTTGAGTACAGCAAGAGCAAGTACCACCTCAAggacgtcatcgtcggccgcatctACTTTCTGCTCGTCCGCCTCAAGATCAAGCACATGGAGCTGTCCATCATCCGGCGCGAGACCACCGGTGCCGCCCCGAACCAGTACAACGAGAGCGAGACCCTTGTTCGTTTCGAGATCATGGACGGCTCGCCCTCGCGCGGCGAGACGATCCCCATCCGactcttcctcggcggcttcgaccTGACGCCCACCTTCCGCGACGTCAACAAGAAGTTTTCCACAAGATACTATCTCAGCCTGGTGCTCATCGATGAAG ATGCTCGCCGCTATTTCAAGCAATCAGAAATCATTCTCTTCCGCCAAACAGCGGACGCGATACAAGCTCCCGAGTCTGGGATTCAATCCATACCGGCCGCCAACGAGAGCAaattcgccgccgccgccgctcaggGCTAA
- a CDS encoding Ribosomal protein L6: MKYIHSQELLDIPENVKLAIKSRIVTVEGPRGKLVKNLSHVAVNFGHPKKNTVSIEIHHGSRKDVATLRTVRSIIHNMIVGVTKGFKYKMRYVYAHFPINVNLEKNNETGLWEVEIRNFIGEKIVRRVVMAEGVEAEISKNQKDELVLFGNSLENVSQSAADIQQICRVRNKDIRKFLDGLYVSEKGNVVEE, translated from the exons ATGAAGTACATTCATTCTCAGGAGCTCCTTGACATTCCCGAGAATG TCAAGTTGGCCATCAAGTCCCgaatcgtcaccgtcgagggTCCCCGAG GCAAGCTGGTCAAGAACCTGAGCCACGTCGCCGTCAACTTCGGCCACCCCAAGAAGAACACGGTCTCGATCGAGATTCACCACGGTTCCCGAAAGGATGTCGCCACCCTGCGAACGGTCCGCTCCATCATCCACAACATGATTGTCGGTGTCACAAAGGGCTTCAAGTACAAGATGCGATACGTCTACGCCCATTTCCCCATCAACGTCAACCTGGAAAAGAACAACGAGACGGGCCTGTGGGAGGTGGAGATCCGAAACTTCATCGGCGAGAAGATCGTCCGACGGGTAGTcatggccgagggcgtcgaggccgagatctCCAAGAACCAGAAGGATGAGCTCGTCCTGTTCGGCAACTCGCTGGAGAACGTGTCGCAAAGTGCCGCCGACATTCAGCAGATCTGCCGCGTCAGGAACAAGGATATCCGAAAG TTTTTGGACGGTCTGTACGTTTCCGAGAAGggcaacgtcgtcgaggagtaA
- a CDS encoding putative Rad51 -like protein, with the protein MSEEYNEPPAEDDGCGAGPGAPTPLSALEGIAGLTKRDIQLVVDGGFNTVESVAYTPRRMLEQIKGISEQKATKILGEASKLVPMGFTTATEMHQRRSELISITTGSKNLDTLLAGGVETGSVTELFGEFRTGKSQICHTLAVTCQLPFDMGGGEGKCLYIDTEGTFRPVRLLAVANRFGLSGEEVLDNVAYARAYNSDHQLQLLNQAAAMMCETRFSLLIVDSATALYRTDFCGRGELSNRQTHLAKFMRTLQRLADEFGIAVVISNQVVAQVDGGPSAMFNPDPKKPIGGNIIAHASTTRISLKKGRGETRIAKIYDSPCLPESDTLFAINEDGIGDPAPKDMEKD; encoded by the exons ATGAGTGAGGAATACAATGAACCCCCTGCGGAGGACGATGGCTGCGGAGCCGGACCTGGCGCACCGACGCCCCTCTCGGCGCTGGAG GGTATTGCCGGCTTGACGAAGCGAGATATCCAGCTTGTCGTTGATGGAGGTTTCAACACGGTCGAATCAGTCGCCTATACGCCGCGGAGAATGCTGGAGCAGATCAAAGGAATTTCGGAGCAAAAGGCCACCAAGATCTTGGGCGAAG CCTCGAAGCTGGTACCCATGGGCTTTACAACGGCAACCGAGATGCACCAACGGAGGAGCGAGCTCATATCCATAACGACCGGATCCAAGAACCTCGATACGCTACTCGCCGGAGGAGTTGAGACTGGCTCCGTCACGGAGCTCTTTGGCGAGTTTAGAACCGGCAAGAGTCAGATTTGCCACACGCTGGCCGTGACCTGCCAGCTGCCTTTTGACATGGGGGGTGGCGAGGGGAAGTGTCTGTACATCGACACCGAAGGAACCTTCCGACCCGTCaggctcctcgccgtcgccaaccGATTTGGTCTCTCGGGCGAAGAAGTTCTCGACAACGTCGCCTACGCTCGTGCGTACAACTCTGACCATCAACTTCAGCTGCTCAACCAAGCGGCCGCCATGATGTGCGAGACCCGCTTCTCCCTCCTCATTGTAGACAGCGCCACGGCCCTGTACCGTACCGACTTTTGCGGCCGTGGAGAGCTGTCAAACAGGCAGACCCATTTGGCCAAGTTTATGAGGACCCTGCAGCGTCTGGCAGACGAgttcggcatcgccgtcgtcatttCGAACCAAGTCGTTGcccaggtcgacggcgggccAAGCGCCATGTTCAACCCGGATCCGAAGAAGCCGATCGGTGGCAATATCATCGCCCACGCCAGCACCACTCGAATCAGCCTGAAGAAGGGTCGTGGGGAGACGCGGATTGCCAAGATTTACGACAGCCCGTGTCTGCCGGAAAGTGATACCTTGTTTGCCATCaacgaggacggcatcggcgacccTGCACCGAAGGACATGGAGAAGGACTAG